The DNA window TTCGGCGGCGGACATTTCCGATTGTCTGGCGGCGGTGGCCATGGCGATCCTTCTCCATCTTTTCTATGCCGCCACTTTGCCACAGTCGCCGGGAAAGTCGAGATTTCCGCCACGGGGCTTGAATTTGCGGGGGACCGCTGGTAGGGCGCGCCGCACATGGCGCAGGGTGACCTGCGACGACTCACTGGCTTTGCTATTCGGGCGGCCCGTCGGGAAGGACAGACAAGTCCCGGCGAACCGTCCGTTTTCGATTGGAGATTGACGGACTTATGCAGATCATCGTTCGCGACAACAATGTCGACCAGGCTCTTCGCGCGCTCAAGAAGAAGCTGCAGCGCGAGGGCGTGTATCGCGAAATGAAGCTGCGCCGTCACTATGAGAAGCCGTCGGAAAAGCGCGCCCGTGAAAAGGCCGCTGCGGTCCGCCGCGCCCGCAAGATGGAGCGCAAGCGCGCCGAGCGTGACGGCGTCCGTTAAGACGCTGTCCTGACGCGGGCGGCCTTCGCGCCGCTTCGTCACCGCCGATTTCCCTGCTTTTCATCGCGAGCACGCTCCCATGTCCACGACGGCCGTTCCCCTTCGTCCCATCGCCAAGGGTTCGCTGACCCGCCTGTGGATCGGCGTGGCGCTGGTCGCACTGGCGGCGGGCGGTCTCGCCTGGGCGGGGCAGCAGGGCGTGGAGCCGTCGCCGGCCGCCTTTCTGGTCCAGAACGGCCATGCGAGCGGCGTGGTGACGACCGAATCGGGCCTCCAGTATAAAGTGCTGGAGGAAGGCACCGGTCCCAGCCCGACGACGACCGACATCGCGCTGGTGGGCTATAAGGGCACCCTGCTCGACGGCACCGTCTTCGACGAGAATCCGCAGGCGCCGATGCCCATCGACGGTGTCGTCCCCGGTTTCTCCGAAGGTCTGCAGAAGATGAAGAAGGGCGGCAAATACCGCCTCTGGATTCCGCCGCAGCTCGGTTATGGCGATCAGGCGGCGGGTCCGATCCCGGCCGGATCGGTGCTGGTGTTCGACGTGACGCTGCACGATTTCAAGTCGAAGGCGGAACTGATGCAGCTCCAGCAGCAGATGCAGCAGCAGGGCATCGCGCCGCAGCCCGGCCACTGATCGAACAGAGCCGTGGGAAATGAAGAGGGGCCGCATCACCGGCCCCTTTTTCATGTCTTCAGGACGGCTCGTCCGGATTGGAGGCAAAGGACAGCGCGTCGGCGCTCCCCAGCTTCTCTTCGCCCGCGAACAGCCGGTCGAGCCGCGTCTTGATATCGCGGCGGAACGCGACGGTGGCGACGGATCGCGGCGCGGACACTTCGATGTCGCAGGCGATCGCATTCTTGATCCGCTCGATGGCCGGTTCGTCCAATATCCCGGCGTGCCTTAATTCCTGACAGAGCTGGAGTAGGCCCGCCGCGGTCGCATGCGCGCGCAGGCCCACGTTCGACATGTCGAAATGCAGCTTCTTTTCCCGATCCAGCCCGATTGCCATGGCTCCGCCTCACTCCTCTTCCTGTCGCCACCCTACCATAAAGCGCACCGCGCCGCACGCCACCTCATAGCGGGTTTCAGCTCCTGAGGACGCCCGTCTTCTTCGACCGATGTTCGGCGTCGAGCGCGCGGGAACGCTCCTCCAGATAAACCTTCATCATCGCAATCAGCGGATCGGCGAGGAAAAGCCCCATGATCCCGAACAGCGCGCCCATCAGGATCTGCGCCGCCAGCACCAGCGCGGGCGCAAGGTCGACCGCCCGCCGCGCCACCATCGGCACGATCAGATAGCCATCGACGATCTGCACGGCGAGATAGACGCCGACCGCGTAAAGTCCGGTGTTCGTCCCCGCGGAAAAGCCCACCAGCACGATCAGCGCGCCCGATATGATGGAGCCGATATTGGGCAGGAAGGCGAGCAGGCCGGTCAGGATACCGAGCAGTCCCGCCATCGGCACGCCGCCCGCCCACAGCAGCAGCCATGTGCCCACGCCCTCCACCGTCATGCCGATCAGCCGCCCGAACATCAGGCGGCGCAGCGTGCCGCCCATCTTGTCCGCGATCCGGTAGAAATGCGCGCGCCGGTCCATCGGCATCATCCACGCGACGCCGCGCTCGTAGAGCTTGGGTTCGATGGCGATGAAGATGGCGAGCACCAGCATCATGACCCCGGCGGTGATCGCGCCCACCGCCGTGCCCACAGCTTTGGTGACGCGCCCGATGCTGCCCAGCGCCTGCTGCGCCAGGCCTTTCAGATCGTTGGGCGTCGTCGTGACGCCCAGTTGCTGCATCCATCCGCCGATCCGCGCGACCTGCGTTTCGACGATGGTGCGCATCGCCTGCGCCTGCGCGGCGAGGCTCGATCCGGTGAGATAGACGGTATAGGCGAGAAACAGCACCGCGCCGATCAGCACAATGGCCAGCCGCCAGCCGCGCCCTATCGGCAGAATCCGGCCCAGCAGCCGCGTGCCGCCGTCCATCATCGTCGCCAGCACCAGCGCGCCGAGGATCAGCAGCAGCGGCTGCGCCAGCACGACCACCAGCGCAATGGCGACGGCGATGGCGAACCATACGCCCGCGCGCTTCATCTCATGCTGGGCGAGCGGGCTGCGCAGGTCGCTGGGGCCGGGTTCCTCGACATGGCTCGGCGTGTCGGTCATGGCAGCCCCCTTGCGTCCGCCCCGGACGCCGGGCGGCGGTTATTGCGCGGGAGTAACGCCTGCCGCGCGCAGGCTGTTCCCCGCCCGGCCGCTGCGGAAGGCATGGAGCCAGCTCAGCGGATTCCACGTCGCGTCACCGTCGAGGCTGAAAGTGATGAACTCCGCCCGCCCGCCGATCGCCTCCCACGGCACCGGCCCGCCAAGCCCGTTTTCCTCCAGCGGCGCGCGGCTGTCGGCGCTGTTGTCGCGATTGTCCCCCATCAGGAAGACATGGTCGGCGGGCACCCGCACCGGCCCATACCAGTCGAGCGCGCTCGGGCCGGTGTCGATGATGGTGTAGCTCCTGCCGTTGGGCAGGATTTCCTGCCGCACCGGCAGTTCGCACCAGCTTTTGCCCGATGCGTCCGTGACCAGCGCGCCGGGGAACTGGATCGGCGGGCAGGGGGCGTTGCCATCGACCGGGATGCGCAGCGGTTTCAGCATCCGCTGCCGCACCGGGGTGCCGTTCAGGATCACCTGACCGCCGCGCACTTCCACAATGTCGCCGGGCAGCCCGATGACGCGCTTGATATAATCCTCGCGCCGGTTCTGCGGGCTGACGATGACGATGTCGCCGCGCTCGGGCAGGCGACCGAGCAGCCGCCCCTTGAGGAAGGGCAGGGGATGGAAGCTGGGCGAAACGTATGACCAGCCATAGGGGAATTTGCTCACCACCAGCCGGTCGCCGGTCAGCAGCGCCGGCATCATCGATTCGGACGGTATGTAGAAGGGCTTGGCGACGAAGCTGTGGAAGGCGAGCACGGCGAGGATCAGCAGCGTGATGCTCTTGACCTCCTGCCACCAGTTGATCCGCCTGTCTTCGGGCGCGGCCTGCTGCTGGGCGATGGGCGGGGCGTCGGGCTGGTCGATGGCCGTCACGGGCGCGCTTTCTTCTGGAGGCTGCGTCTCGCTCAAAGCGGCAGCGCCTCGATGATGACGAAGGCCTGCGCCCATGGATGATCGTCGGTGAGCGTCAGGTGAACGACCGCCTTATGCCCCGCCGGGATCATCGCGTCGAGCCGCGCCTTCGCTCCGCCGGTCAGCGCCAGTGTCGGCGCGCCCGACGGCGCGTTGACGACGCCGATGTCCTTCATGAACACGCCCGCCTTGAAGCCGGTGCCCACCGCCTTGGAAAAAGCCTCCTTGGCCGCGAATCGCTTGGCGAGCGTGCCCGCGCGGGTGAACGGGCGGCGGGCGGCCTTGGCTTGCTCTACATCGGTGAAGACGCGCTGCACGAAGCGGTCGCCGAACCGGTCGAGCGAATTCTGGATACGCTCGATATTGCAGAGGTCCGATCCAAGGCCGATTATCACCTAAACATCCTCGTCACCGCGCCAGATCCATCTGCCGCCGCATCTCGCGGATGCTCGCTTCGAGGCCGCCGAAGATCGCTTCGCCGATCAGGAAATGGCCGATATTGAGTTCGGCGATCTGCGGAATGGCGGCGACGGGGCCGACATTGTCGAAGGTCAGGCCATGGCCCGCATGCGGCTCGATCCCGTTCTTCGTCGCAAGAGCGACGGCATCGGCGATGCGACGCAGCTCGGCGGCGCGCGCCGACCCGTCCAGATGCGCATAAGCCCCGGTGTGAAATTCCACCACCGGCGCGCCCAGCGTCATCGCCGCCTCGATCTGCGCCGGGTCCGCTTCGATGAACAGGCTGACGCGGATGCCCGCTTGCGTGAGCTTCGCGACGATCGGCTTGAGCGTCGCCATCTGCCCCGCAGCGTCCAGCCCGCCCTCGGTCGTGCGCTCCTCACGCTTTTCCGGCACGATGCAGGCGGCGTGCGGCCTGTGCCGCAGCGCGATGTCGAGCATCTCCTGCGTCGCCGCCATCTCCAGATTCAGCGGCACGTCGAGCGACGCCATCAGCATCGCTATATCCTCGTCGCGGATATGCCGCCGATCCTCGCGCAGATGCGCTGTAATGCCGTCCGCGCCCGCCTTCACCGCCAGCAGCGCCGCTTTCACCGGATCGGGATGCGCGCCCCCGCGCGCGTTGCGGATGGTGGCGACATGGTCGATATTGACCCCGAGGCGGAGCGGCGCGCTCATGGCCCCTGCTACTTCCGGCTGCCCGGCTTGATGGCCGGGATGGCGGCGAGTTCGGGCGGCACGGCGTCCGCCTCATAGACCGGGAAGTTGATCGACACGAGCGGGTAGAAGGGGACGCCAAGGTCCACTTCGCCCGCCGACCGGTCGACCAGCGCGGCTTCGGCGATGACGACGCCGCCTTCCTTCTCCACCGCCTCGATCGCCTGACGCGAGGACAGGCCGGTCGTCACGACATCCTCGACCATCAGCACCTTCTGCCCCGGCGCGATGGCGAAGCCACGGCGCAGCTCGAACACGCCCTCGGGCCGTTCGAGGAACACTGCGTCCTTGTCCAGCGCGCGCCCGACCTCATGCCCGATGATGAGGCCGCCCATGGCCGGGGACACGACCAGATCAATCTCCTGCCGCAGTTCGCGGG is part of the Sphingobium amiense genome and encodes:
- the rpsU gene encoding 30S ribosomal protein S21, coding for MQIIVRDNNVDQALRALKKKLQREGVYREMKLRRHYEKPSEKRAREKAAAVRRARKMERKRAERDGVR
- a CDS encoding FKBP-type peptidyl-prolyl cis-trans isomerase, which gives rise to MSTTAVPLRPIAKGSLTRLWIGVALVALAAGGLAWAGQQGVEPSPAAFLVQNGHASGVVTTESGLQYKVLEEGTGPSPTTTDIALVGYKGTLLDGTVFDENPQAPMPIDGVVPGFSEGLQKMKKGGKYRLWIPPQLGYGDQAAGPIPAGSVLVFDVTLHDFKSKAELMQLQQQMQQQGIAPQPGH
- a CDS encoding AI-2E family transporter, with amino-acid sequence MTDTPSHVEEPGPSDLRSPLAQHEMKRAGVWFAIAVAIALVVVLAQPLLLILGALVLATMMDGGTRLLGRILPIGRGWRLAIVLIGAVLFLAYTVYLTGSSLAAQAQAMRTIVETQVARIGGWMQQLGVTTTPNDLKGLAQQALGSIGRVTKAVGTAVGAITAGVMMLVLAIFIAIEPKLYERGVAWMMPMDRRAHFYRIADKMGGTLRRLMFGRLIGMTVEGVGTWLLLWAGGVPMAGLLGILTGLLAFLPNIGSIISGALIVLVGFSAGTNTGLYAVGVYLAVQIVDGYLIVPMVARRAVDLAPALVLAAQILMGALFGIMGLFLADPLIAMMKVYLEERSRALDAEHRSKKTGVLRS
- the lepB gene encoding signal peptidase I, producing MGAGLRHHRGAAALSETQPPEESAPVTAIDQPDAPPIAQQQAAPEDRRINWWQEVKSITLLILAVLAFHSFVAKPFYIPSESMMPALLTGDRLVVSKFPYGWSYVSPSFHPLPFLKGRLLGRLPERGDIVIVSPQNRREDYIKRVIGLPGDIVEVRGGQVILNGTPVRQRMLKPLRIPVDGNAPCPPIQFPGALVTDASGKSWCELPVRQEILPNGRSYTIIDTGPSALDWYGPVRVPADHVFLMGDNRDNSADSRAPLEENGLGGPVPWEAIGGRAEFITFSLDGDATWNPLSWLHAFRSGRAGNSLRAAGVTPAQ
- the acpS gene encoding holo-ACP synthase, whose protein sequence is MIIGLGSDLCNIERIQNSLDRFGDRFVQRVFTDVEQAKAARRPFTRAGTLAKRFAAKEAFSKAVGTGFKAGVFMKDIGVVNAPSGAPTLALTGGAKARLDAMIPAGHKAVVHLTLTDDHPWAQAFVIIEALPL
- a CDS encoding pyridoxine 5'-phosphate synthase → MSAPLRLGVNIDHVATIRNARGGAHPDPVKAALLAVKAGADGITAHLREDRRHIRDEDIAMLMASLDVPLNLEMAATQEMLDIALRHRPHAACIVPEKREERTTEGGLDAAGQMATLKPIVAKLTQAGIRVSLFIEADPAQIEAAMTLGAPVVEFHTGAYAHLDGSARAAELRRIADAVALATKNGIEPHAGHGLTFDNVGPVAAIPQIAELNIGHFLIGEAIFGGLEASIREMRRQMDLAR
- the pyrE gene encoding orotate phosphoribosyltransferase, with translation MTDEDILAEFRAAGALLEGHFILSSGRRSANYLQCARVLMNAERAGRLARAVVQKLPRELRQEIDLVVSPAMGGLIIGHEVGRALDKDAVFLERPEGVFELRRGFAIAPGQKVLMVEDVVTTGLSSRQAIEAVEKEGGVVIAEAALVDRSAGEVDLGVPFYPLVSINFPVYEADAVPPELAAIPAIKPGSRK